Proteins from a genomic interval of Myxococcales bacterium:
- the rsmH gene encoding 16S rRNA (cytosine(1402)-N(4))-methyltransferase RsmH, producing the protein MTDFEHRPVLLDESLHQLNLTPGATIVDGTLGGGGHAGAILERTSPDGILIGLDLDPEARNAARARLARFGERLRTVPASFRKLEIVLEELEIDHVDGVLFDLGVSSHQLDSTTRGFRFSHDASPLDMRMDPESGNTAEQLLRTASAEQLQNWFQNYGELPGSKRLAQAIVETRKDAPIKTSADLLRVIQQARIGRGRSHNPATLVFQALRIAVNDELGALRDGLDAAIRVLRPGGRLVVIAYHSLEDRIVKHSMRVAAKGCTCPPATPICICGGRITLRVITRRPIQPKASEIQINPRARSGKLRAAERIGEAA; encoded by the coding sequence ATGACTGACTTCGAACACCGCCCCGTTCTCCTCGACGAAAGCCTCCACCAACTCAATCTCACCCCGGGTGCAACGATCGTGGACGGAACCCTCGGTGGCGGGGGGCACGCCGGTGCGATCCTCGAACGGACCTCACCCGACGGAATCCTGATCGGCCTGGACCTCGACCCCGAAGCGCGCAACGCGGCCCGGGCTCGGCTCGCTCGCTTTGGCGAACGGCTGCGGACAGTGCCGGCCTCGTTTCGCAAGCTCGAAATTGTCCTCGAGGAACTCGAAATCGACCATGTCGACGGCGTGTTGTTCGATCTCGGCGTCTCTTCCCATCAGCTCGACTCCACGACCCGCGGCTTTCGCTTTTCACACGACGCATCTCCGCTGGACATGCGCATGGACCCGGAGTCGGGCAATACCGCCGAGCAGCTGCTGAGAACCGCCAGCGCCGAGCAGCTGCAAAACTGGTTTCAGAACTACGGCGAGCTTCCCGGCTCCAAGCGCCTGGCCCAGGCCATCGTCGAAACCCGCAAGGACGCGCCGATCAAGACCAGCGCCGATCTTCTGCGGGTGATCCAGCAAGCTCGAATCGGTCGGGGGCGCTCGCACAACCCGGCCACTTTAGTTTTTCAGGCCCTACGCATCGCGGTCAACGATGAGCTGGGTGCATTGCGCGACGGCCTGGATGCAGCAATACGGGTCCTCCGACCTGGGGGTCGCCTGGTGGTGATCGCGTACCACTCTCTCGAAGATCGCATTGTGAAGCACTCTATGCGCGTGGCGGCAAAGGGATGCACCTGTCCACCTGCCACGCCGATTTGCATTTGTGGCGGGAGGATCACGTTGCGCGTCATCACCAGGCGACCCATTCAACCCAAAGCCTCTGAGATCCAGATCAACCCTCGCGCGCGCTCGGGTAAATTGCGCGCGGCAGAGCGCATTGGGGAAGCGGCATGA
- the mraZ gene encoding division/cell wall cluster transcriptional repressor MraZ, translated as MFRGRHDHTIDAKGRLKIPTGFRNEILRRSEKPPILTNYKNYLALYPYEDWLVIEQNLQAKSRLQPDVIAYTRFVISGSTECPIDSQGRILVPPSMRSHAMLKSKVTIAGVLDCIEIWDTQLFETTKLETMSRLEEIQLSVDGSPPS; from the coding sequence ATGTTTCGTGGCCGGCACGATCACACTATAGACGCAAAGGGACGGCTCAAAATCCCGACCGGCTTTCGAAACGAAATCCTGCGACGCAGCGAGAAACCTCCGATTTTGACGAACTACAAGAACTACCTGGCGCTCTATCCCTACGAGGACTGGCTAGTGATTGAGCAAAACCTGCAGGCAAAGTCGAGACTCCAACCCGACGTCATAGCGTACACACGCTTCGTGATTTCCGGGTCGACCGAATGCCCCATCGACAGCCAGGGACGTATTCTCGTGCCGCCCTCAATGCGGTCGCACGCCATGCTCAAGAGCAAGGTCACGATCGCAGGCGTACTCGACTGCATCGAGATCTGGGACACACAACTCTTTGAAACAACAAAGCTCGAAACAATGAGCCGGCTCGAGGAGATTCAGCTCTCGGTGGACGGAAGTCCTCCGAGCTAG
- a CDS encoding histone deacetylase: MDVTRRIGVIEDPRFQTHTAPDGHPEAAARMVAVGQALSAWEKRSPGSIERIEPRLASDEEILSVHTLDHLHRVEAAVARAPTHLDADTFVSAESLNVALLAAGSCVDLAMHVARAELDSGFAALRPPGHHAESDRAMGFCLFNSVAITARALQQVAGIEKVLILDWDVHHGNGSQHSFEDDPSVLYMSTHQFPFYPGTGAAGEVGIDRGRGATVNIPMPPGCGDYEYIGVLTRLFAPIAIEFDPDFILISCGFDAHQADPLGSMQLSAAGFLGMTQIVREVAETVCGGRIVYILEGGYSASGLFEGTTAVLEGMLAADLERATPPPAAAPREGSNLNQIASLVSQAHSETYSSISPSRSVHS, translated from the coding sequence ATGGACGTCACGCGACGAATCGGCGTGATCGAAGACCCTCGATTTCAGACCCATACGGCCCCGGATGGCCATCCGGAAGCCGCCGCCCGAATGGTCGCGGTGGGACAGGCCTTGAGCGCTTGGGAGAAGCGCTCGCCGGGCTCGATCGAGCGCATCGAGCCCCGCCTCGCGAGCGACGAGGAAATCCTCAGCGTCCACACCCTCGACCATCTGCACCGGGTCGAGGCGGCGGTCGCTCGGGCTCCGACGCACCTGGACGCCGATACTTTCGTGTCAGCCGAGAGCTTGAACGTCGCCCTGCTTGCGGCCGGGAGCTGTGTGGATTTGGCCATGCATGTGGCTCGAGCTGAACTGGATTCTGGTTTTGCGGCCTTGCGCCCCCCCGGCCACCACGCGGAATCCGATCGCGCGATGGGCTTCTGCCTCTTCAACAGCGTCGCGATCACGGCGCGCGCACTTCAGCAAGTCGCTGGAATTGAAAAGGTTTTAATCCTCGACTGGGATGTCCACCACGGCAACGGCAGCCAGCACAGCTTCGAAGACGATCCCTCGGTCCTCTACATGTCTACCCATCAGTTTCCCTTCTACCCGGGCACTGGTGCTGCCGGAGAGGTGGGGATCGACCGGGGACGCGGTGCGACCGTGAACATCCCCATGCCACCGGGCTGTGGAGACTACGAATACATCGGCGTCCTCACGCGTTTGTTCGCGCCGATCGCGATCGAGTTCGATCCGGACTTCATCCTGATTTCCTGCGGCTTCGACGCCCATCAAGCAGACCCCCTCGGATCGATGCAGCTCAGTGCAGCGGGCTTTCTGGGCATGACCCAGATCGTCAGAGAAGTGGCGGAAACCGTCTGTGGAGGCAGAATCGTGTACATCCTCGAGGGTGGGTACTCCGCGTCGGGTCTCTTTGAAGGAACCACAGCGGTGCTGGAAGGGATGCTCGCAGCCGATCTCGAACGCGCGACGCCGCCCCCCGCAGCGGCGCCCAGGGAAGGAAGCAACTTGAACCAGATCGCCTCCCTGGTTTCGCAGGCACATTCCGAGACCTACTCGAGCATCAGCCCGAGCCGCAGTGTTCACTCGTAG
- a CDS encoding NAD-dependent epimerase/dehydratase family protein, with protein MEPPRSIAFTGIDTYFGRRLIDRLAARPGPLRIVGLDSHDPPNPAPLIHFHRVDLTQPGIGAHIAEILCKEQVDVVVHLAFKEVPSANRDADHEIEVSGSLEILNACAEANVGKLVIPSTTMCYGPRLENAHQLCEDAPLRGHAGAHWISNRVQVERAVERYRKSTPACSVTVLRHCWIMGPQFVDPIVRFFEAQWVPTLLGYDPLLQFVHEDDLLAVLEAAIFESHPGVFNVVGEGVLPLSGYLRLAGKRNVSLPRILLSRIPGAPIALSSADSEDGFYDYLKYIWVASGERLRTEFGPLAYTSQEAWSAMVSSRRLQHYR; from the coding sequence GTGGAACCACCGCGCAGCATTGCCTTTACAGGGATCGACACCTACTTCGGCCGACGGCTGATCGACCGGCTGGCGGCGCGTCCAGGTCCGCTGCGGATTGTCGGCCTGGACTCCCACGATCCGCCGAATCCCGCGCCGCTGATCCATTTTCATCGAGTGGATTTGACCCAGCCGGGGATCGGCGCGCACATCGCGGAAATTCTCTGCAAGGAACAGGTCGATGTGGTCGTCCATCTGGCGTTCAAGGAAGTGCCGAGCGCAAATCGCGATGCCGATCACGAGATCGAGGTTTCGGGCAGCCTGGAAATTTTGAACGCCTGTGCCGAGGCCAACGTCGGCAAGCTCGTCATTCCCTCTACCACCATGTGCTACGGCCCGCGTCTCGAGAACGCCCATCAACTCTGCGAAGACGCACCGCTCCGCGGTCACGCCGGCGCGCACTGGATTTCGAATCGAGTGCAGGTCGAGCGCGCTGTCGAACGCTACCGCAAATCGACGCCCGCTTGCAGCGTCACCGTATTGCGTCACTGTTGGATCATGGGGCCGCAATTCGTCGATCCCATCGTGCGTTTCTTCGAGGCGCAGTGGGTCCCCACGCTCCTGGGTTACGACCCGCTGCTGCAGTTCGTGCACGAAGATGATTTGCTGGCGGTGCTCGAGGCGGCGATTTTCGAGTCTCATCCGGGAGTCTTCAACGTAGTGGGCGAGGGCGTACTGCCGCTTTCGGGGTATCTCCGCCTGGCGGGCAAACGCAATGTCTCACTTCCCAGGATATTGCTCTCCCGTATCCCGGGAGCGCCGATTGCCCTCAGCAGCGCTGATTCTGAGGACGGATTTTACGACTACCTGAAATACATATGGGTCGCGTCTGGAGAACGCCTTCGGACAGAATTCGGCCCGCTCGCCTACACGAGCCAGGAAGCCTGGTCTGCGATGGTGAGTTCCCGGAGACTGCAGCACTATCGATAG
- a CDS encoding acyltransferase family protein: MTPDDSARPTGFQRDERSQHAAPQIEQLRKALTGLGDEIRSQQRRAPDPQRKAGSGTEWGALFDELRRWVGILGMVEQYPGVDDFGMEADYLKRLQPLFDFLYERYWRVQLTGDESLPSKGPVLFVSNRSGLLPWDGMMLSHAIDRSPVQLERPRFLVEDELLRLPFAQAQLARVGGVRACRENLDQLISRGHSVVVFPEGARGAARSFRDRYQVGRFGRGGAIRAAIENRIPLVPVGIVGAEEAYPRLGDTSTLGRLASRDLGLPVLPITPTFPLLGPLGLLPLPSKWVITIGEPISLLELEPDAANDDVSVSHLTEALREEVQRLVERGLEARSSTWL; encoded by the coding sequence ATGACTCCCGACGACTCTGCGCGACCCACAGGATTTCAGCGAGACGAGCGAAGCCAGCATGCGGCTCCACAGATCGAGCAACTGCGAAAGGCACTCACCGGCTTGGGAGACGAGATTCGCTCCCAGCAGCGTCGCGCGCCCGACCCGCAGCGAAAAGCCGGCAGCGGGACCGAGTGGGGAGCGTTGTTCGATGAGTTGCGCCGGTGGGTCGGCATCCTCGGCATGGTCGAGCAATACCCCGGGGTGGATGACTTTGGCATGGAGGCGGATTATCTCAAACGACTCCAGCCACTATTCGATTTCCTCTATGAACGCTACTGGCGCGTCCAACTGACGGGAGATGAGTCGCTTCCGAGCAAGGGCCCCGTGCTGTTCGTTTCCAACCGCTCGGGGCTGCTGCCCTGGGACGGGATGATGCTGTCCCACGCAATTGATCGAAGTCCTGTGCAACTCGAGCGGCCGCGATTCCTGGTCGAAGACGAGCTGTTGCGACTCCCGTTTGCCCAGGCACAGCTGGCTCGGGTAGGCGGGGTACGGGCCTGCCGCGAGAACCTCGATCAGCTGATCTCCCGAGGCCATTCAGTAGTCGTTTTTCCCGAAGGCGCGCGCGGCGCGGCGCGTTCCTTTCGCGATCGCTACCAGGTGGGTCGCTTCGGACGGGGTGGCGCGATTCGAGCGGCGATCGAAAATCGAATTCCACTGGTTCCGGTGGGCATCGTCGGCGCAGAAGAGGCTTACCCGCGGCTCGGCGACACGTCTACCCTGGGAAGACTGGCATCCCGGGATCTCGGCCTGCCAGTATTGCCCATCACGCCGACCTTTCCGCTGCTCGGGCCACTCGGCCTGCTACCGCTGCCGTCCAAGTGGGTGATCACGATCGGCGAACCCATCTCGTTGCTCGAACTGGAACCTGACGCGGCCAACGACGATGTCTCCGTCTCCCATCTCACGGAGGCACTGCGCGAAGAAGTCCAACGCCTGGTTGAACGCGGACTCGAAGCGCGATCCTCGACTTGGCTCTAG